Genomic window (Procambarus clarkii isolate CNS0578487 chromosome 64, FALCON_Pclarkii_2.0, whole genome shotgun sequence):
GGAGAAATATTAAATAACAAATCTTAGATATTTATGACGATTTTCCATATATTTATCGTTAAAATATACGCCGGGTGGTAGGGTTATTCCtctagcccgtcctcctaaggctttccaacgtcaagaaaacattCAATATAAAgtgtcctaacctgccagaggacccaaaacagagaacgggacagtacgtcactttcgccagccgctttcattttctagcGTTGAATATTCAATTATCGAAAAAAAAACATTTACGGGTATATCACAAGGCTCTTAATATTTGTTTACAAACACGGTTGCTTGCGTCAAGAATTTGCGTCATACACCAGCTGGCTTGCTTCCTGAAAGACTGTCCATGCTGATTAATcgattatgtatatataaatccTCATGCGCATTACGCATTTTTTTTGGCCCAAAACCGTTCATCCACACCTGTGAACGGGACACGTTAATTGCCCGAAGGTTTAACCATTGCTAGTTAAAAATCCTGACACCTTCGTGGTTTTAAATGTTCACTGTGGATCATTTTACTTTCTTCTTGATCTATTACCTAACAAATACTGATATAGTTTGGTTTAAAAAGTCATCTTAACCTTGACCCCCCAAATCGTAACTTCTCCAACTAATAAGTGTATGTGAAAGCAAAGGGACGATAGATAtggatatatgtatgtgtatatacactcTGTATATACACGTACATATATCCATATCTATCTCGTTCGCATCAAAAACAATGCCTGCGTTTTAAAACAAACCCAGAACAGGAAATATTCACCACAACATACCAGGAATCCTGTGTGACCAAAGGCATCCACATCTTGGCAACTGTACTAGCAGCAGCTGGTGGGACAGCTGGTGACACAGGTGGCAAGAGTCAGGTGGTGCGTGAGGGCGGTGGGACAGATGGTGGCACAGGTGGTGCATGGagggtggtagtgcaggtggtgatAGGAGGATGtgatggtggtacaggtggtagtTTGTGCTGATGTGGAAGGCAGGAGGACAGTACTGTATAGAGGTGGCAGACCTTTGTGGTGAGGATATGATGCCTTTAATACCAAAGTTGTTACTTTTGATGGTCGTGCCTATAAATAAATGCCCTTGACCAAGAACTGAGCTCATTAATGGGTCACTCAGCGCTTATAAGTCGGTGAGGGATTTAGGTGTAAGTACTATAGGCAATGTAGATGAGAGAGGTTGTGAAGCTTAGGTTAATTAAtcctggtggtgatggttacGTCGTGAAGGCTGTTGTTGTGATGGTAGTAGAAGGGTGACAATAGAAAAGAAGGGAAGGAGATGTTTGCAGCTGAGGCGACTACAGTCAAGTCCGGTGTTTAAATTGTCCAGAGTTACAAACAACTTTTGCAATGTTTGCATTTGTCTTAATGAAAGGAtttctgtattattattatcagtAGTAGTAGAGTATCATTCGCTTATCAGTGTTATTTACAATACCAAAATAGTCGACACTTTATAAGCAATACTCGCAAAAGGATGATGTAATATCCCAGTTTAAGCACAAAGAAAACGGAAGTTGCCAAGTAAGGGGACAATGACCCTTAGAGTAGGAGGTCCCACGCCTCCATGATTGGTGTTGGATTGCTATGGCCATTCTAGTACGAGTTGGGGTTTTTGTTAGTCTCACATAGTCTCACATGTCATAGCTCTTGACACAAACTAACCTTTCATATAGTCAGGGGTAGCTGCATATATAATGAGGATATACCTAAAATCCAACATTTCCTACAATCTTCCATTCTTCACTGGAGGAGGAGCACTTTTAAATCAAATGTATTTATTATatctgaaaaatatatattttatcagtCAAAACACATTTTTTGACAACTTGATAAAACGTTTTCTTCATTCtcattttaaatcacataaattttGTACTCAATTTTTGTACAGTAAATATATTGGCTTGTATAAATCTTTATTATTTAATCTAATTCACTTGAATTTAAGGCATCCTTTCTAGAGATAAATTACAAGTAATCCTCTTTTTTTTTGTCTGAAGTAGTCTTGTATGAAGACACTGTGGCAggttcacattgtcatttaaaatgtCAAAAACCAAAGTTCATTAATATTAATCTCtaaaagtaaaaaataaaagataataaATATATGTAGCTAAACTATGGCACAATTCAAATGAGATTACCAACTTTACTTGAATTTCAACAAGTCTCTTTGTCAAAAACCATTCCCACTGTCTTGAACTAAAACTTTCCAAAACTTGCTTTAATTTTGATAACTATTTTTTCAGGTTTCTTCATATGTTCTTCTAGAGCTGTCAGTTTATATTCTGCATTTCAGGACAGCAGAAAACTTGCAGAAAACAGAATTCCCCCAACAGATCTGGATTTtgcagcgcacacacacacacaaataccagTATCTTTAAAATCGATTCATGAGCACTGTTTATTCAACTTTATAAGCTTTAGAATGCTGCTTTATGCTCTTTAGAGATGCCGTTATACAAAGACTTACTAATCATCACAAAGTGGTTTGTGCTTAGAATGCTGGCAGTATAATTTCCATTTGAATTCTAGATGCTTTTCAATTAGCTTTCGAGCATTAATTCAGTGTTGGTTTAATTCCTATTGTCAGAGACAGGAATCCTGTATTTAGGCTTTAAATTGAGGTCCAACTTAGGTTAACTACTGACCTTTTCCAGGATGCAATTCCCTACAGTTACCTAACTCATGGATACTTatttacaactaggtgaaaaGAGCTATTACGCAAGAAAGTGAAAaaaaacatgcccaaccatttctgccccGCCCAGAAAATGAACACAGAATTGTCAATTATGATTCAAGGATGTAGATCACTGTACTACAGGGCCAAGTGTGTCTTATATATCCACTGCTTGAATTCACTAGGTGGTGAAAAGTTTCTTCTAATATAATCCTATGCAGTACTGTACTAGTATGGTACTGTACTATGAAAAATACATTGCCAATTTAATGTCTAAATATGCTTTACTATTTAAACAGTCTTTCTGGTTGTCATATACTGAAATATAGAACAGGATATAATTTATGTCAGGAGGAACTATATTAATTTACTAAAACCTATTAAAACCAATCTAAATACAAATAATATTTCATTGCAGTCTGTTGAAAAATATACATAAAATAGCTATACTTATTCAACAATGTGGGTAAACCTTACCCGCCAGCTATTTTGTAATACTTTATCTGCATTTAACACTCACAGCACAACCATCCTGCTCATCATAGAAACTACACTAATGAATGCCATGCCAATACACTGTGTAATTCCCAGAAATCATTTATAATTTAGACTGCTGCAGTATATGCAATAGTACATAATTTAAAAATTTGCTTAATTATTCACAACAGTTTGTCTCGACTTCACATGCATGCGTGATTCATACCAACAAATCCATGCTTAGTACCTTCTTATAGACCATCAGCTGTACAGCTGGTGAATGAGAACTTAACAATGGGGTACCCTATGAAACACTTCCCTACTTGTATATGCCTTTCAACAGGTATAGATGTAAATGCAATAACCATCGGTAACAGTTTCTTCTTGCATCTAATGAGAATACCCTTCCACATAAGCTCACAGTAATATTTTCCATGCACAATTAAATTACGTGATATATCTGTGAGAAAACATTGAAACAGTATGATAGGATCAAACCTGCATCCGTAAACTCTTCAGGCACACTACTGGGTGGGCAATGATGAGGTACTGCACATTGAAGCCAATCATTGTTCATTCAGCAGTATGTGTGCCTGAATTCAGGGGCACGGATTTCATTGAATCGTACAGCTTCATCATTTTTTAAACTTTCCATACTTTCAATATCCATGTTAGTTAAGCTGACAATGATCAAACGTCTAAAACCTTTCCTTGCCAATACTGTAGTAAGTAAAAGCCGTTTGATTTCCTACTATGTTTGAAATGAAAAATATTTTCTGAAGTGTGATATAACATTTAGTTGTTCCTACAGGTGCAGTGATGGCTACAGTAACCTCCCCACCATCACTGcaacaggtgtgtgaggcagctgcCATTGCCTGGCTCATTCAGTGGTCGGGCACCTTGGGTGAGGTTGCCGCTCAGGCGGCATTTCTAGAGACGCACGTGATCTCATCTCCCTCCTCAGACAGTCTTAATCAAAATCTACCTGAACAGTGTCACAAAAGGAAGGAAAATACAGAGAAAATTACCACGTCATGTGTAAGTGAaaccaatggaagatgctgcagcaAAAATTCTGTCTTGAAATATGATACTCAAACTACTGACTCTAATATTGTTGAAGATCAGGTTCATTCGCTAACAAAAGTGCACATACAGAACTTGGGCACTATAGTAATGAAATTTGTCAGTAGCAGTGTACCTAAAGTTACAAAACAGTGTAGTGAAAAAGTAACAAAGACTGAGAATTTGAACCAAGTATATTATCCAAGTGCCATTCCTCAAAAGCTCCACAAAAACACATTAAAAGGGAACATAAAACACTGCTCAACATACCTTAAATCAATCTTGCCACCTCTACTGATTGATCAAATATTGACCTCTGCCTGGAGAATTGTCTCAGAGCAAATGATCATTAGGTGCCAAGAAAAACTTGTTGCCCGAAGCAATGAAAATTACATCTTTAATTACCAACTAGCTAACTGGACCAGAAGAGCTCCTGTTTTGCTCTTAATTGCTGCAAATATTTCAAATAAGAAGTTCCCCTTAAATATATCAGATATAGCAGTAGAAAACTTTGACTATATACTGAATTTTATGCACAAATACCTACCCTTGGAACAAGTGAATAAATTAACTTTACCAAAAATGAGATTCAACCTTAATGCACAAGTTAAAACTGAAAGCTTTGATGTATTCAAAGATATTCTTCAAAAAACTTCATTAGTAAGTCTCACTTTAAACTCTAATGTATGTGATGATAAGACATTAAGCCTCCTCTCACAACTACCCCTCCAAGAACTGGATATTACAAGCTGTACAGCAAAAGAGGAAGACATTATTAAAGGGCTTTGTGGGTTATCACTGTGTACAGCTTGTGATGTGTTTAAGGCTGCTGCTTGTGGCAATTTCTGGGACAACAAATTGTGCCCTCTTAGAAAATCTTTGTGTAGACTTTCTATTTCTCTCCGTTATATACATAGCCTGGTGTACCATGCAATCCTGTTTATATTTCCCAACTTGCAATACTACAATCCACACATAAATATCATTCAGTGTGTTCACAGTTATGCAAGGGTTTTCCAATATATCAATAATGGCAACTCTATTCACAATCTACCTACTCTAAAACTAGAAAGAATAAACATGGGCCATGCCACTGTAAATGAAATCTCAGAAATGAGTCAAGTCTGCCCAGCTGTAGAGAAAATATCACTAATTGTTGAGCTCGACTGCATGGAGACCCTGAGTGCACTAACCACATGCAAACAATTAACCCATATTGAGCTTGCCTATTACCCACCATTATCTTCATCCATTCCAAAAATAAATGGAAGAGAAATCCTTCCTATCATCATGTACTTTAAACCACAAATACAATATCTAAGCCTCACTGGCTTTAACATAAATGGCAAAGTTCTACATGAACTCTCCCAGTTACCAGTATTAAAATCATTGGAACTGCACAACTCGTGGATATCAAACCCACAAACTTGCCCTCAAAAACCATTTCCTCATCTGGAAAATCTCTCTCTCCAGTTTCTTCCCCCCAAATGCACAATGCAACTTCTCACGGCAAGCTCAAATTTAGTCAATTTAAGCTTTGACCACATAGCTTCTGACTGGGAGGGAAATGACCTCACTGACATACATATAAAACACCTAGTGACTTCAGGAATGATCAGTTCTGTTCAGTCCTTTTCAGCATCATCTCCTTTCCTCACTCTTGCCtctctgaaagtgttgtcatttcTACCATTCTTGAAGAGCATTAGTCACGTTGCCCGCTGGGGTTTAACACCAGAAGAATTACGTTGTCTCAACCACTCTAGCCCACCTCATGTCCAATGCATACCTTAATTTAATGCTTAGTGCATTACTCTGCTTCTCAGGGATCAATTAGCTGTCCATTTTAATAAGTCTAAATCCAAAAGATTACATTTGTTTCTTTTCCTCGCATACACACACATAAAACAAATACGCACACATACATGCATGCCCAAATCAACAGTGCTCAGACCACTATGGCAGTGCAACATGTGCACTGTACATTCATTAAGGTTTTCCCCATATTTAATATTCATTCATTTTTCCAAGAGCATACAAACTAAAAGCTTCTACTGAAAGCTGATTCCCACACATTTAATTGCATGACTCTCAGGAGCAAAAAGCCACTGATACTACAGCTTTTGTGCTGCAAAAATATTGAGACACAGTATTTTGAGTCTTACTACAGTAGCAAATAACAGCCTACAGTGCTGCTGCTTCATATGCAGAGAGCATAAACAGCACATAAACAGCTCCTGGATAACAAAATGCTTCCATAGTATTTAGCAGCAATATATT
Coding sequences:
- the LOC123769017 gene encoding uncharacterized protein isoform X1 translates to MVMAGQWKVGRRGSCTCRPLPPPLTEGAVMATVTSPPSLQQVCEAAAIAWLIQWSGTLGEVAAQAAFLETHVISSPSSDSLNQNLPEQCHKRKENTEKITTSCVSETNGRCCSKNSVLKYDTQTTDSNIVEDQVHSLTKVHIQNLGTIVMKFVSSSVPKVTKQCSEKVTKTENLNQVYYPSAIPQKLHKNTLKGNIKHCSTYLKSILPPLLIDQILTSAWRIVSEQMIIRCQEKLVARSNENYIFNYQLANWTRRAPVLLLIAANISNKKFPLNISDIAVENFDYILNFMHKYLPLEQVNKLTLPKMRFNLNAQVKTESFDVFKDILQKTSLVSLTLNSNVCDDKTLSLLSQLPLQELDITSCTAKEEDIIKGLCGLSLCTACDVFKAAACGNFWDNKLCPLRKSLCRLSISLRYIHSLVYHAILFIFPNLQYYNPHINIIQCVHSYARVFQYINNGNSIHNLPTLKLERINMGHATVNEISEMSQVCPAVEKISLIVELDCMETLSALTTCKQLTHIELAYYPPLSSSIPKINGREILPIIMYFKPQIQYLSLTGFNINGKVLHELSQLPVLKSLELHNSWISNPQTCPQKPFPHLENLSLQFLPPKCTMQLLTASSNLVNLSFDHIASDWEGNDLTDIHIKHLVTSGMISSVQSFSASSPFLTLASLKVLSFLPFLKSISHVARWGLTPEELRCLNHSSPPHVQCIP
- the LOC123769017 gene encoding uncharacterized protein isoform X2: MATVTSPPSLQQVCEAAAIAWLIQWSGTLGEVAAQAAFLETHVISSPSSDSLNQNLPEQCHKRKENTEKITTSCVSETNGRCCSKNSVLKYDTQTTDSNIVEDQVHSLTKVHIQNLGTIVMKFVSSSVPKVTKQCSEKVTKTENLNQVYYPSAIPQKLHKNTLKGNIKHCSTYLKSILPPLLIDQILTSAWRIVSEQMIIRCQEKLVARSNENYIFNYQLANWTRRAPVLLLIAANISNKKFPLNISDIAVENFDYILNFMHKYLPLEQVNKLTLPKMRFNLNAQVKTESFDVFKDILQKTSLVSLTLNSNVCDDKTLSLLSQLPLQELDITSCTAKEEDIIKGLCGLSLCTACDVFKAAACGNFWDNKLCPLRKSLCRLSISLRYIHSLVYHAILFIFPNLQYYNPHINIIQCVHSYARVFQYINNGNSIHNLPTLKLERINMGHATVNEISEMSQVCPAVEKISLIVELDCMETLSALTTCKQLTHIELAYYPPLSSSIPKINGREILPIIMYFKPQIQYLSLTGFNINGKVLHELSQLPVLKSLELHNSWISNPQTCPQKPFPHLENLSLQFLPPKCTMQLLTASSNLVNLSFDHIASDWEGNDLTDIHIKHLVTSGMISSVQSFSASSPFLTLASLKVLSFLPFLKSISHVARWGLTPEELRCLNHSSPPHVQCIP